Within Schaalia sp. HMT-172, the genomic segment GCGACCTCATGTCCCTCATGGAGTCCTGGTACCCGCAGGCCACCGCGCAGCCCTGGGACCGCGTCGGCCTCATCGTCGGCGACCCCGACGCCCCGGTGCGCTCACTCCTCCTCGCCCTCGACCCCACCGCCGCCATCGCCGAACAGGCCGTCGCCGGACCCCACGGGGACGGGCAGCCCTACGACATGGTGATCACGCACCACCCGCTACTCCTTCGCGGCGCCTCCTTCCTGCCGGTCACCGACCCCAAGGGAGCGGTCGTGACACGGCTGATCCGGGCCGGCATCTCCCTCTTTAACGCGCACACGAACGCTGACGTGGCCTGCGAGGGCGTGGCCACGGCGCTCGCCGACCTGATCGGCCTACGCGACACGGTGCCGCTCGAACCCTGCGGCGTTGACGCCGAGGGACACGAGATCGGACTGGGCCGCGTCGGAACGGTCGAGACGACGACGCTCGGTGCCTTCGCCGACCACGTCGCCTCCGCGCTCCCCGCCGGTCCCACGGGTCTGCTCGTCGGAGGGGACGAGGCCATGGCGGTGCGTCGGGTCGCCGTCCTGGGTGGCGCGGGGGACAGCGCACTGGACGTGGCGCGCGCCGCCGGCGTCGACGTGTACCTGACAGCAGACCTGCGCCATCACCCGGCCTTAGAGCACCTCGAGGGTGGTTCCCCCGCGCTGCTGTGCGGCTCCCACTGGGCCACAGAGTCGCCGTGGCTGCCCGTGCTCGCCCGGCGCATCGAAGCGGCGGCAGCGGCCGCCGATGTGGAACTTCGCGTCGAAGTCTCTACGATTGTCACCGAGCCATGGACCAGCCACCGAGTCACCCAGGGAGGACTAGCGTGAAAGCGACGCACACCGACCAGCTCGAGCTTCTCGAGCTTCAGAAGCTTGACCAGAAGGAATCGGCGCTGCTCCACAAGCGCGACTCTCACCCCGCCCACGCCACCGTGCGCGAGTTCGCGGGCCGTGTCGCAGACCTGCAGCGCGCCGCGATCAGCCAGAACGCCATCATCGCCGACGTGAGCCGCGACATCACCCGCATCGAAGACGAGATCGGCAAGGTGAGCGAGCGCCGCAAGCGCCAGCAGGGGCGCATCGATAACAACCAGGTGCCCCTGCGCGACATCTCCGCCATGGAGCACGAGATCGCGCAGATGGACCGGCGCCTGTCCAAGCTCGAAGACGATCAGGTCGAGGCCGAAGAACGCCTCGAAGCCGCGCGCGCCGCGCAGGACAAGATGAAGGCCGAAGCCCAGGCGATCGCCGCCGACATCGAGCACCTCAAGGCTGAGTTCGAGGCCGACGTCGCCGATTCCGACGAGGAACTGCGCCGCGTCATCGCCGCCCGCCGCGCTCTGGCCGATCGCCTCCCGCACTCCCTCCTCGAGGAATACGAGGACGCGCGCCGCCGCAACGGTGCCCTGGCCGTCATCGAGGTGCGCGACGGCTACGGCATCGGCGTGGCCGCCGACCTGAGCCCGATGGAGCTCGAACGCATTCGCCTGACCCCCGCCGACGAACTGTACCTGACCGAGGACACCTCCCAGATTGTCGTGCGAACGGCGGCGAACACGCCCCGCTGAGGCTCAGGCCCGAACCGCGTAGACATCCGCCAGGTAGAAGCCCTGCCTGCTCGCCGTGACCGTCACCCGCACCCGGGTGGCGGTCACGGGCTTGTCCAGGGTGATGATGCGCCGGTAGCCCACGCACTGGACGCGAGCGATCTCCCGCTCGTCGCCACCCTCCACGCACGAGGCCACCACGGCCTCGTCGATGCGCTGCCCGCGGGCGATGTCCTCCTCCAGGACGAGGGCGCCGACCGATTGCGGCGAACCAAAACGCAGCGTCACCGTGTTCGACGAATCCTCGCGGGCGGCGTCGATGCGGCGCGAACGGAAGTCAGCGATCTTCTCCCCGAGTTGCGCCAGAACCCGCACGTCGGTGTCGGCCAGGCGGCCGTGGCGGTTGGGCGGGACGTTGAGCAGGAAGGTCGCGTTACCGCCCACCGACCCCTTCCAAATGGCGAACAGCTCGTCGGCGCTGCGCACCTGGGAGTCTTCGACGTCGTGGTGGAACCAGCCCTTGCGCGTCGAGGTGTTGACCTCCGCGGGGTACCACGCCAGGGGGCCGGAGTAACCTGCCAGGGCCTCGCGCGAGCCCAGGTCTTCGTCGCCGGAGGCCACCTGCCGGGAAAACTCGCCGTCGTCTGCCTTCTGGGACTTCTCCGCGGTGCGCTCGGCCTCGCGCAGGGACGCGGGCACGACGCTCCACTCGTTGGTCCGAACGGATCCCGCCTCATTGCCGCACCAGCGCACGTCGGGGCCGCACACCGAGATGACGGCTTCGGGGGCCAGCGCACGCACGGTGTCGTAGATGCGCTGCCAATCGTAGGTCTGGACCTTGCCGTTGGGGCCCTCCCCGCACGCGCCGTCCAGCCACACGGAAAACACGGGGCCGTAATGGGTGAGCAGCTCGATGAGCTGGTTGATGTAGAAGTCGTTGTAGGCCTCGCCCTGCCCATAGGTCGGCTCCGTCATGTC encodes:
- a CDS encoding zinc ribbon domain-containing protein, producing MKATHTDQLELLELQKLDQKESALLHKRDSHPAHATVREFAGRVADLQRAAISQNAIIADVSRDITRIEDEIGKVSERRKRQQGRIDNNQVPLRDISAMEHEIAQMDRRLSKLEDDQVEAEERLEAARAAQDKMKAEAQAIAADIEHLKAEFEADVADSDEELRRVIAARRALADRLPHSLLEEYEDARRRNGALAVIEVRDGYGIGVAADLSPMELERIRLTPADELYLTEDTSQIVVRTAANTPR
- a CDS encoding Nif3-like dinuclear metal center hexameric protein yields the protein MRLSSHSSEPDAPDSAQASWRVRDLMSLMESWYPQATAQPWDRVGLIVGDPDAPVRSLLLALDPTAAIAEQAVAGPHGDGQPYDMVITHHPLLLRGASFLPVTDPKGAVVTRLIRAGISLFNAHTNADVACEGVATALADLIGLRDTVPLEPCGVDAEGHEIGLGRVGTVETTTLGAFADHVASALPAGPTGLLVGGDEAMAVRRVAVLGGAGDSALDVARAAGVDVYLTADLRHHPALEHLEGGSPALLCGSHWATESPWLPVLARRIEAAAAAADVELRVEVSTIVTEPWTSHRVTQGGLA
- a CDS encoding alpha-L-fucosidase: MINEDYLANIRPTHRQLQWQKMEMYAFIHFGMNTMTDREWGEGHEDPALFNPANVDVEQWMRALVSAGMTGVILTCKHHDGFCLWPSAYTAHSVASSPWKGGTGDLVREVSDAAARHGLKFGVYLSPWDMTEPTYGQGEAYNDFYINQLIELLTHYGPVFSVWLDGACGEGPNGKVQTYDWQRIYDTVRALAPEAVISVCGPDVRWCGNEAGSVRTNEWSVVPASLREAERTAEKSQKADDGEFSRQVASGDEDLGSREALAGYSGPLAWYPAEVNTSTRKGWFHHDVEDSQVRSADELFAIWKGSVGGNATFLLNVPPNRHGRLADTDVRVLAQLGEKIADFRSRRIDAAREDSSNTVTLRFGSPQSVGALVLEEDIARGQRIDEAVVASCVEGGDEREIARVQCVGYRRIITLDKPVTATRVRVTVTASRQGFYLADVYAVRA